A DNA window from Sphingomonas changnyeongensis contains the following coding sequences:
- a CDS encoding sigma-70 family RNA polymerase sigma factor, whose amino-acid sequence MAGHVPQAGQDSGPEAFAPGAPPHRPLSDAAFRDQLALVIPHLRAFGRSLSGNRDLADDLVQETLMKAWAARARFQAGTNMRAWTFMILRNLFLSQMRRARFRGEWDELAADKLLAAPAGQDRHVELADMHRALLHLPRPQREALILVGAGGFAYEEAAEICGVAVGTIKSRVARGRVALEALLSEGGMPSRREDRRAPGLTALETIMADVDQLSAGPPGSAGSSDAPPAAALASREPPAGRRPG is encoded by the coding sequence ATCGCCGGCCACGTTCCTCAAGCCGGGCAGGATTCCGGCCCGGAAGCATTTGCGCCCGGTGCGCCGCCGCATCGGCCGCTCAGCGATGCGGCGTTCCGTGATCAGCTGGCGCTGGTCATCCCGCATCTGCGCGCCTTTGGCCGGTCGCTGTCGGGCAATCGCGATCTGGCCGACGATCTGGTGCAGGAAACGCTGATGAAGGCCTGGGCGGCGCGGGCGCGTTTCCAGGCGGGAACCAACATGCGCGCCTGGACCTTCATGATCCTGCGCAACCTGTTCCTGTCGCAGATGCGGCGTGCGCGCTTTCGCGGCGAATGGGACGAGCTGGCGGCGGACAAGCTGCTGGCGGCCCCGGCGGGGCAGGACCGGCATGTCGAGCTGGCCGATATGCACCGCGCGCTGCTGCATCTGCCCCGGCCGCAGCGCGAGGCGCTGATCCTGGTCGGTGCGGGCGGCTTTGCCTATGAGGAAGCAGCCGAGATCTGCGGGGTGGCGGTCGGCACGATCAAGAGCCGCGTGGCGCGTGGCCGCGTCGCGCTCGAGGCGCTGCTCAGCGAAGGTGGGATGCCGTCGCGCCGCGAAGACCGGCGCGCGCCGGGCCTGACCGCGCTCGAGACGATCATGGCCGATGTCGATCAGCTGAGCGCCGGGCCGCCCGGTTCCGCCGGATCGTCCGATGCGCCGCCGGCGGCCGCGCTGGCGTCGCGCGAGCCGCCGGCCGGGCGCAGGCCGGGCTGA